The sequence tgcttaacatgagctaaaggttaacttgggagttaaggtcaggattgggttgagtgaataaattctttattcaaagaataaagcttttatccaatggataaaactcttgtgcaaaggtaaaagggataaccatggtcaaagcaataaattcttgaggagacacatgagtcacatgagggttgagttaggggttaaccataaatggcaatgtaagagccataagtggtttagaagacttttagaggttaaattgttgaacacacaaagcattaaatgcttttcaaagactttgaagtctttgagaagtgactccaagttgcttaggaatgtgacaataattaggggatggattaggctaattgattaggattacataggttctagaagaatttaggaaggggattaggattgcaagtgggtttggtggatgagggaaaataggattttaattaaaataaaattaatttatttcaactcgtggttgcaacttgcatttgtaggaaaatgcaagtgggggggttatgatttaaataaatgttttatttaatttatttaaaagaggaaagaggattaaattgaataaatagaatttattcatttaattaactgtgaatttggtttaatgaattaattaaaataaattgaataatttatttaattaataggagaatgtttgaagatgaattaattaaatgttaatttaattaactgatggctagtgggtttttaatcaaataaatagcaaatgttcatttaattaaactggacatatttatgtgactacatttgcccctctttgagatggtacgGTTTATCgggtcatttcaaagaaagaaaaataggcgtgaagaaatatgcccataaaatgttaatttaatgggtggtatgccccctcgagagatgggccagaaaattttgaaaaatcgagcaatctctcgaaaaagaatgaaaattggcagggtggtagaagagaagataaaagaactaatggtgaaaaatagaagaaatcggagataaaatgaagaaatgggagagAAGATAAAAGAACTAatgcctacttagattagtttttggttgattaacactaacagtttcttgtgtttttgtgtgttatatgaccatgGGATTTAGTCTAACACTTTTCCATTTCACATAGCatcaaaaattatatattttaaatatcgaaaaaaaattattaatacaaatatgataaaataaattaattataattttaccaATTTTTAAGTGGTATATCCAAAATCTCATCTTTTAACCATAGATTTTAGCATGAATCATAATTCATGCTACAAATCTATTTGTGCCAATGATaaattcacattttatgcaaaCACAATTGTACCAATACAAAAATGAATCTCCATGGAGAATCTTGAAACCTACAAAATCTAACTCAAAAGGTTAGTATAAATTAATCTATGAAAATCTTCAATCTAACCAATATAAtttaaaaatgaattaattaaaatttagaaaTTTTGTAGTTTTTAAATAGTGCAAATTAATCTGTCATGGCAACGGTGCAAATTAATATGTTGTGAAAGTAGTGTCCTTGAGTGTATGGCTAGTATTGTCGACAACCATAGTGTCTATGCAGATgactaaaatcccctaacaagaCAATTATTTTGCATTTATGAGCAATGTTCTCTTGAATGGGTTCAGGGGCAATCTGATCCCATGTCTCGCATACTTTCATGTTTGTACTCTCTACTATCTTGTTCAGCCTCTTATTGAAACACTTGTAATCTTTTCTATTCATagcatatcccaaaaatattccttcacctcctctagtatcaaactttccaaggtCATTTTCATCTCTTCTTATATAACACTTACTTTCAAAGATTGTAAAATTTTTCATAGTAGTAGGTCTTCCATTCCATAACTCAAAAGGTGTCTTATTATGATTTACTCTTATATGTACCCTATTAAGAATGTAAACAATAGTATgcatagcttctttccaatacacattagccaagttagcatccttcatcatagttctagcaatCTCAATAacaatcctattcttcctttctactacaccattttgttgaggggttcttagAGTAGAAAAATATCTTCTAATACCATATTGCTCACAAAAATTGGCAAtttcatttgaagtaaactctccacctctattagatcttaaataattgattctagcatcaacttgattttctaccatttatttgaaaactttaaatcttttaaaagcttcaaatttttctctgaaaaatgtaacccatgtcatcctagaataatcatttaTAAATAACATTAAATATCGAACATCTCCATAAAGTCcacttgtccttgtaggtccacatcTAGATTTGTATGAATCATCTCCAGAAGATATAAAGTAGAATATtccttgttcttgaaacttctcTTTGTTTTCTTCCCTAACAAACATTCcctactgtaatgtccccttcttggaCCTGATTTTCTCTGCGACCGTTGGTCTTTTGTTTGGAAACTCGGAGGCCAGTCGGAAGGtataattagggtttcctatttttgaggaggACTTTGTTCATATTGGGTGTTTTCCTTGGCGGCTTCTTTCTGGTTGCTCAGAGAGCTTCGCAACGGTATATTCATCTCTGCTTTCGAGGCAATTCttagaatttactatttttagtaagttctatttttggcagtatccAGGTGACATCAGGCAATCTCCTTTTCTTGTTCAGTCGACTCAAAAGGGCTTAGACAGATTCGAGCTCCAGAATGCAAGGTTGAGAAGTCAAGTAATTGCAATTTTAaataacattataattataatgttattttaCCCCTTGGCCTAGTCAAATGACTTAATGACAACTTAAAAGGGGGTTTCTAAGGGTGGCGCTTTCATGGAGTAGATTTAATACTTTTTTTGTCCTAAGCCAAAGTCAAAACCAAGGCGTGACTTACCAAGGTGAAGACTTTATTAAATACCTTGACTTTTGCGTTAGGAAAGATGGGACGCCAtgttgaaggtgagattagggttTGAGGTGAAGTTGCATTTAGGGTTTCGTGGAGTTCAAGGAATCTATATATTGGAGTCTTGTGCATCATGGAGGGATCTTTTTGCAGAATTTTGTCTGGCTGCCGTCTGGCTCTGGGATTTGCTTCAAGGAATGAAGGCCTTCTAGCACAGGCATCGCTTCTTGTTTGAAAGAcaacaactagtggtgatttaaTCTCTATGTATTGCATCTGATAGTAGTTTATCTTCAGAGTATTGCATTATTAATCATTTAAGCATTGTAGTGTATTCAGTTTTCTGCATCCAGGAATCCGCAACTGCATGTTTTTCATTCATAAAAcagaaaacaccaaaaatatcattctGGGTATCAGCCCATTGCATTTGTTTGTCCTAGGCGTTGcatttcctaagtttgtagcatttTAGAAGCTTGCATTAATTTTTGAGAGCAAATCGTACCTTTCTGCTATACCGTACCATTTGGGAGTGCATTGGAATTAGTGCAGGTTGTATGCATGGTTTTTGGGTTGGTTTCTTTGTCTTGTCTTAAGCATCTCCATTAATAAGGGTTATTGCATCTGATTGCTGGTCATTTGGAGGTTATATGAGAAGAATATGAGCATGTGAAGTAGTCCTATAGACTGCTGTTTATGAATTTAATGTGCAGATTTGTAACAGGAATCGGAAGATCCAGTATATTGATCTTTGAAGCTATTGGATTTTGTATTGCCACTTAAGTTCATAATGGCTCTCCATAATATAATGTGATCCCTTATAAATTCTACAAGATTTGAACAAGAAGAATCCACTCTTTGTAAAGGCTGACAGTAGTACTGGCAGTCTTGGTATCATGCTTCATTTCTAGTTGTATTTCTCAAACTCCTTTAAGTTGTTGTAATAAGTTAATCCTCCACCCTATGGTAGCTACTCTCCCTTTTTGGGTCGGAAAGCACATTCCGGGTGTTGAGTGTTTTCAGTTTCTGCATTACTAATCAATCAAGCATTTTAGTTTTCACTCCGTCATATGGTCGCCCCTGTCCGTTTGGagtgggtagcacatacttggcgtAGAGTTCCCATTCCAGTTTTAGAATAGgggatcctctgaccaatgctcgccatctcGGCGCCATGCTGGTTAGAGTTCTCTGCATAAGCATCTGTTttaagatcctctgaccaatgctcgccatctcGGCGCCATGCTGGTTAGAGTTATTTGCATAAGCAACTGTTttaaagatcctctgaccaatgctcgccatccaCGGCGCATTCTGGGTAGAGTTGTTTCAGCACATGGAATTATATTCTAACTTAAACGTACAATCATCTAAGTTATTGCAAACCATCTTGTTTTAaagtgttttcaaaaaaaaaaaattggctagggatatctcagtggtatcagagccaagatcCTGCCATCCTGTGAGCAACTTGTCTATGAGTGACAGAGAAAAATGATATTGGGCAAGAGAAGATAAGAAGGTTGGGAAACAATTCCAGTTTCATCAGCCTCTTGAGGGTCAAACAGCCTCAGAAGTCTTGTGGGCTCACTGGGAGTCTTCTCAGGAATCCGATATGGCAGAAGGTGAAAGATCCGTTGGGGGTAATGAGAGGCACACCCACAACAGAGAAGATAGCggaaaggaaagggaaagatcTCTGAGTCCCAGGAAGAGGTTTGAAAGAAAGATGGATGCTTTGATGGACATGGTCTCCCTCATGATGGGAAAAATGGGTCAGAACACCACTCCTCAAAATAACTCAGGCCATAGAGGAGAGTATAGTGCTTCCAAACCGCATGATGAGCATGCAGGCCGGATTAATCAGCCTGATCCTGAGGAGAATGCTTCATTTGTGGAGCAGTTGAGACTCGGTCGAGCAGAGTATGATTCTCTACCTGACGACATCAAAATGGATATGTCCTATAATGATTTCATGGATcataaaaggaaaaacaaaggaCAAGGGAGATATTATGATCAGAGGAGACCATTAAATCAAGGAGACTTGTACCAAGCTGTCAACAAAGTTACACTTCCCCACTTTGACAGGAGTGATTCCAATTCAGCCCGAGCTTGGATTCAAAAGCTGGATAACTATCTAGCTCTCCGACCAATGGCAGAAGAAGAAGCGATCAAGTTCGCTACGCTACACCTTGATGGGGTGGCGCACGAGTGGTGGTACCATGGCCTCATCACCTTGGGTCATAGGTCTATCACAGCATATGATGAGTTCACCACTAGGCTCATTGAGAGATTTGAGAAGAAGGATCCTGAAATCCActttagagaacttgcacaactaagacagTATAGCACAGTCGATGCCTACATTGCAGAATTTCAACGGCTCTCAGTCATGGTGACGGGAATCACGGAAAGGAGATTGGTGATTCTTTTCAGTGAAGGGTTGACAGAACCTCTCAAGGGGTGGATTAAAGCTTTCGATCCCCCATCATTGCAAGAGGCcatgaaaaaagaaagaaatatggAGTGGGCCACTCCTAAGGCCAAATTTCAGTCAAATTCCCCCTTTCAGAAAAGGGATAAGGGAAAAAGGCCTCAGCATAGACCGCCCTTGAGACCTCAACACCAAGAGTTCAAGAACCGCAATCCCAATGTCACCTGGTTGGATCCAGAAACCCTGAATGAACTCAGAAGAAAGGGGTTATGTTTCCGGTGTAGGGAAAAGTGGTCACAAGATCATGTTTGCCAAAAGGGGGTTAAGTTCAATCAGATTGAATATTATTCTGCTGGTGAGAGTGATTCTGAATTGTCCAATCAGCAATCTGATTTTGAAGAAAGTGAAGGAGATAGAGCCCCAGAAGAATCTGGAGATGAAAAGGAGTGTGGGGGAGTCTTGGCCCAACTCTCTAGTTTTCAAAGAAACGAATCATTCAAGGTTCGTGGGATGATCAAAGGGCAGCGAATTGTAGCCTTGATCGACACTGGAGCaacacataacttcattgatgaagttGTGGTAGCCAAGAAGGGGCTGCAAACTGAAGAGTTTGAAGGGTTTAAGGTCATGGTTGCCGATGGATTCCATATCTCTTGCACCAAGAAGATTTCAAACATGACCATGCAGTTGGGAAACTACGAAGTTAAGGATGACTTCTACATAGTACACATTGGGGATACTGATGCTGTCCTTGGTATTCAATGGCTGCGTTCTCTTGGGGAGATTGCCTTGAATCTACAGACTATGGAGTTGAAGTTTCAATCAGATGGGAAGAGGATAGTTCTAAGAGGAATGTCTAATGGAGGTCCGCGAGTTGTGTCATTCAAGAGAATGGCAAGACTGATCCGTCATGATCAAGCTGAGTGGATTGCTGAATGTATAATCCTCCCTGCTAGTCCGGTTGAGACTAAACGTGACCAACCTCCTGACATCCAGTCTCTTCTCACAAAGAAAAGTGCGGTTTTTGCCGACTTGCCTCCTGGACCTCCACCTGAACGGGGTTCAGAACACATTATAGAGCTTAAGGAAGGAGCTAAACCGGTGATCACAACTCCATATATGTATCCGAAGAGGCAGAAAGATGAAATAGGGAGGAATATTCAAGAACTCTTGGAGATGGGTTTCATTCGCCCAAGCAAGAGCCCCTTCGCTTCTGCAGTGGTTTTGGTGAAGAAggaggatgggaccatgcgcatgtgcgtggactatcgtgctttgaatcaaagcaccatcaaaaataGATACCCCATTCCCAGAATTGATGAACTTATTGATGAGTTACATGGGGCCAAGTTCTTCTCGAAGATCGATCTGAGGTCGGGCTACCATCAGATTCGGATGAGGGGGTCTGACGTCGAAAAGATAGCTTTCAGATGCCACTATGGTCATTTTgaattcctagtcatgccctttgggttgactaatgctccgGCCACCTTTCAGTCTTGCATGAACCGTGTTTTTCAGAATCAGCTAAGGAAATTTGTattgatattttttgatgatattctgatttacaGCAAGACTTGGGATGATCATCTCAAGCACTTGGAAGGAGTGCTTAATATCTTGGAGTCTGAGAGTTTGTTCGCTAAAgcttccaaatgtgaatttggaatggaggaGTTATTGTACCTGGGTCACATAATCAGTGCTGGAGGAGTGAAGGTGGACCCGGAAAAGATAAAAGCAGTCATGGATTGGCCACCCCCTGAGAATTTAACTCAATTGAAAGGGTTTTTAGGTCTGTGTGGGTTTTACCGGAGATTTGTTAAGGGGTATTCACAAAATGCAGCTCCCCTTACTGATCTCACCAAAAAGGGGGCCTTTGTTTGGTCCGAAAGGGCTCAAGTTGTGTTTGACAAATTTAAGAATATAATGAGCTCGTGTCCAGTTTTAGCAATTCCTGATTTCTCCAAACCATTTGAGCTGCAGTGTGATGCATCAGGTGAAGGAGTGGGGGCTGTCTTGATGCAAGACAAACACCCTATCATGTTTGAGAGTAGAAAATTACGGGGTGTCGAAAGGACATACTCAatttatgataaagaaatgctTGCCATTATGCATGCATTAGCCAAGTTCAGGCAGTACTTGGTGGGAAACAAATTCGTGGTGAAAACTGACCACAATAGCCTCAAGCATTTCATGCATCAGAAGGATCTAAATGAGAGGCAACAGAAATGGGTAAGTAAGCTTCAAgattatgactttgacattgaatatgtcaaagggaaaaataaTATAGTGGTTGATGCTCTGTCTAGAAGACCTCATCTTAGCTCATTGTGTGAGCTTACTGCAGATTGGAGAGatttgttgcttgctgattatgccaaaaatcagtttgcaaccagcattcttgaaggtacttttcatgatgaaaggtacaaggtgGTTGAGGGATTGATCCATTACAAGGGAAGGATCTTTTTGGTGTCTGATTctaaattgaagaagaagattcttctgaCTTTTCATGATAGTCCGGTTGCTGGACACCAAGGGTTTTTCAAGACATATAGGCAGATCCGAGAAAGgttttcttggaaagggttgaagggcGAAGTACAACGCTACATCCAGGAATGTCCTGTTTGTCAAGTAAATAAGAATGAGAACACTTTACATGCCGGTTTGCTGCAACCCCTCCCCATTCCtaatcaaaaatgggaaagtatctcgatggatttcatcacCGGGTTGCCCAAATCTCAAGGGAAGGACTGTATTTATGTAGTGGTGGATAGGCTTACCAAATTTGCTCATTTCTTCGCCATTACCAGTACTTTTTCTACAGCACAAGTTGCAGACCTGTTCTTTCGGGAGGTGTTTAGGCTGCATGGGGTACCCAAAaacattgtaagtgatagggacagcaagttcttAAGTACTTTTTGGCAAGAAGTTTTCAGAATgagtggtactgtgctcactccaagcactagttatcacccccaaacagatggtcagactgaagtAGTGAACAAGTGGTTGGAAGGCTACTTAAGAAATTATGTGTCAGAACAGCAAAGAGCATGGGTCAAGTGGCTGCACCTAGGGGAGTACTGCTACAATTCCTCGTTCCATATGTCGATAAAGATGTCTCCTTTCTTGGCACTTTATGGGTATGAAGCTCCTAGTTTTGCAGATTTGGTTTTTGGTGATAGCAAAGCACCCTTAGCCAAGGATATGTTGCAGAAAAATCAAGACATAATGAAATCTTTGAAAGAAAATTTGCAGATTGCCcaaaatcagcagaagttgtatgctgatcagagGCGTAGTGAGCGCTCATTCGAAGTTGGGGATATGGTCTATCTGCGATTGCAGCCTTATAGATAGTCTACTCTCAAAAAAAAtggagctgagaagctcaaacctCGCTTCTATGGGCCATTCAAGGTCATCAGAAAGATTGGGGCAGTAGCTTATGAATTGGAGCTACCTTCTAATAGTAGAgtccataatgtcttccatgtatctcgtCTCAAGAAGGCTCTTGGACATAATGTGGTACCTTCGTCACAATTACCCCCCCTGGATGAAGAGGGACAATTGGTTCTAATTCCTGAAGAAATACTTGATGTCAGAGAACGGTCTTTGAGGAAAAGAACCATCAGAGAATATTTAGTGAAGTGGAAGAACCTGCCTTTGGAGGATGCAACTTGGGAAAGTGATGAGATATTGCAGCATCCTGGTTTgcgattgcttggggacaagcaatcttggggagggcggactgtaatgtccccttcctggACCTGATTTTCTCTGCGACCGTTGGTCTTTTGTTTGGAAACTCGGAGGCCAGTCGGAAGGtataattagggtttcctatttttgaggaggACTTTGTTCATATTGGGTGTTTTCCTTGGCGGCTTCTTTCTGGTTGCTCAGAGAGCTTCGCAATGGTATATTCATCTCTGCTTTCGAGGCAATTCttagaatttactatttttagtaagttctatttttggcagtatccAGGTGACATCAGGCAATCTCCTTTTCTTGTTCAGTCGACTCAAAAGGGCTTAGACAGATTCGAGCTCCAGAATGCAAGGTTGAGAAGTCAAGTAATTGCAATTTTAaataacattataattataatgttattttaCCCCTTGGCCTAGTCAAATGACTTAATGACAACTTAAAAGGGGGTTTCTAAGGGTGGCGCTTTCATGGAGTAGATTTAATACTTTTTTTGTCCTAAGCCAAAGTCAAAACCAAGGCGTGACTTACCAAGGTGAAGACTTTATTAAATACCTTGACTTTTGCGTTAGGAAAGATGGGACGCCAtgttgaaggtgagattagggttTGAGGTGAAGTTGCATTTAGGGTTTCGTGGAGTTCAAGGAATCTATATATTGGAGTCTTGTGCATCATGGAGGGATCTTTTTGCAGAATTTTGTCTGGCTGCCGTCTGGCTCTGGGATTTGCTTCAAGGAATGAAGGCCTTCTAGCACAGGCATCGCTTCTTGTTTGAAAGAcaacaactagtggtgatttaaTCTCTATGTATTGCATCTGATAGTAGTTTATCTTCAGAGTATTGCATTATTAATCATTTAAGCATTGTAGTGTATTCAGTTTTCTGCATCCAGGAATCCGCGACTGCATGTTTTTCATTCATAAAACAGAAAACACCAAAAATACCATTCTGGGTATCAGCCCATTGCATTTGTTTGTCCTAGGCGTTGcatttcctaagtttgtagcatttTAGAAGCTTGCATTAATTTTTGAGAGCAAATCGTACCTTTCTGCTATACCGTACCATTTGGGAGTGCATTGGAATTAGTGCAGGTTGTATGCATGGTTTTTGGGTTGGTTTCTTTGTCTTGTCTTAAGCATCTCCATTAATAAGGGTTATTGCATCTGATTGCTAGTCATTTGGAGGTTATATGAGAAGAATATGAGCATGTGAAGTAGTTCTATAGACTGCTGTTTATGAATTTAATGTGCAGATTTGTAACAGGAATCGGAAGATCCAGTATATTGATCTTTGAAGCTATTGGATTTTGTATTGCCACTTAAGTTCATAATGGCTCTCCATAATATAATGTGATCCCTTATAAATTCTACAAGATTTGAACAAGAAGAATCCACTCTTTGTAAAGGCTGACAGTAGTACTGGCAGTCTTGGTATCATGCTTCATTTCTAGTTGTATTTCTCAAACTCCTTTAAGTTGTTGTAATAAGTTAATCCTCCACCCTATGGTAGCTACTCTCCCTTTTTGGGTCGGAAAGCACATTCCGGGTGTTGAGTGTTTTCAGTTTCTGCATTACTAATCAATCAAGCATTTTAGTTTTCACTCCATCATATGGTCGCCCCTGTCCGTTTGGagtgggtagcacatacttggcgtAGAGTTCCCATTCCAGTTTTAGAATAGgggatcctctgaccaatgctcgccatctcGGCGCCATGCTGGTTAGAGTTCTCTGCATAAGCATCTGTTttaagatcctctgaccaatgctcgccatctcGGCGCCATGCTGGTTAGAGTTATTTGCATAAGCAACTGTTttaaagatcctctgaccaatgctcgccatccaCGGCGCATTCTGGGTAGAGTTGTTTCAGCACATGGAATTATATTCTAACTTAAACGTACAATCATCTAAGTTATTGCAAACCATCTTGTTTTAaagtgttttcaaaaaaaaaaaattggctaggGATATCTCACCTACACACAGTTTCATTATGCTTGACACTATTCGGTAAATCTCTCATTGCTTTAGTATTtctgatctttatcatgttgtcaAAATTAACATGTTTCAtcattttatgccatagccaacattCATCACTCTGAGTTAAAAAAAATCTATTTCCACTTTTTTCCTTTATGAAATAAACATTTTCACTTGTACTAATGCCTTCTGCTACCATCTTTCTAGTCTTTCCTTTTCTGATTATGCATCCAGTATTTGTAAACACAACTTCATAACCCCTATTGCACATATAACTGACACTTAACAAGTTGTGTGTCAAACCTTATACATAATAATATCATCacttttatgcttaccatcaatcaaGATACTTCCTATTACACAAATCGGCGTAGCTTCATCTCCTGCAAACTtcactgatccaccatcatacttcttgagattaatGAACTTGTCCTTATCTCCTATCATGTGATTCAATCATTTGGATTCAATGATCTATGATATTGTTTCTACCTTAGTATGTAATGCAGTCTTCTCTTCTAGTCTTCTAGACCTATTTTGattcttctcttctatagtcaaGACTAAATATTCTTCATTCGAGTCCTCACCATCTTCTTCTTCAGACGAATGTGTCTCCATAGAATAGAAACTtattttccctttatctctataaTCTATCCTTTTCTTAAAATCATGTCTTCTATATCtacttttattttcatcatcatcaaattttctagtcttctttctatatacatttagaagcataatgaccaattcttccacagtTAAAGAATTTTATGGGCAACTTGCCTTTGTACTTTCCAATCCCTCTCtttagtcttcttacaaagtt is a genomic window of Cryptomeria japonica chromosome 7, Sugi_1.0, whole genome shotgun sequence containing:
- the LOC131856868 gene encoding uncharacterized protein LOC131856868, translating into MAEGERSVGGNERHTHNREDSGKERERSLSPRKRFERKMDALMDMVSLMMGKMGQNTTPQNNSGHRGEYSASKPHDEHAGRINQPDPEENASFVEQLRLGRAEYDSLPDDIKMDMSYNDFMDHKRKNKGQGRYYDQRRPLNQGDLYQAVNKVTLPHFDRSDSNSARAWIQKLDNYLALRPMAEEEAIKFATLHLDGVAHEWWYHGLITLGHRSITAYDEFTTRLIERFEKKDPEIHFRELAQLRQYSTVDAYIAEFQRLSVMVTGITERRLVILFSEGLTEPLKGWIKAFDPPSLQEAMKKERNMEWATPKAKFQSNSPFQKRDKGKRPQHRPPLRPQHQEFKNRNPNVTWLDPETLNELRRKGLCFRCREKWSQDHVCQKGVKFNQIEYYSAGESDSELSNQQSDFEESEGDRAPEESGDEKECGGVLAQLSSFQRNESFKVRGMIKGQRIVALIDTGATHNFIDEVVVAKKGLQTEEFEGFKVMVADGFHISCTKKISNMTMQLGNYEVKDDFYIVHIGDTDAVLGIQWLRSLGEIALNLQTMELKFQSDGKRIVLRGMSNGGPRVVSFKRMARLIRHDQAEWIAECIILPASPVETKRDQPPDIQSLLTKKSAVFADLPPGPPPERGSEHIIELKEGAKPVITTPYMYPKRQKDEIGRNIQELLEMGFIRPSKSPFASAVVLVKKEDGTMRIKTWDDHLKHLEGVLNILESESLFAKASKCEFGMEELLYLGHIISAGGVKVDPEKIKAVMDWPPPENLTQLKGFLGLCGFYRRFVKGYSQNAAPLTDLTKKGAFVWSERAQVVFDKFKNIMSSCPVLAIPDFSKPFELQCDASGEGVGAVLMQDKHPIMFESRKLRGVERTYSIYDKEMLAIMHALAKFRQYLVGNKFVVKTDHNSLKHFMHQKDLNERQQKWQRAWVKWLHLGEYCYNSSFHMSIKMSPFLALYGYEAPSFADLVFGDSKAPLAKDMLQKNQDIMKSLKENLQIAQNQQKLYADQRRSERSFEVGDMVIRKIGAVAYELELPSNSRVHNVFHVSRLKKALGHNVVPSSQLPPLDEEGQLVLIPEEILDVRERSLRKRTIREYLVKWKNLPLEDATWESDEILQHPGDIRQSPFLVQSTQKGLDRFELQNARLRSQICNRNRKIQYIDL